One Algoriphagus sp. Y33 genomic window, CACTTTTGGGAGCATATGGCCTTCAAAGGTACTAGAAAGCGCAAAACATTCCATATACTCAATCGACTGGAATCACTCGGTGGTGAACTCAATGCCTACACCACCAAAGAGAAGGTTTGCTTCTATGCCTCCACCCTTAAGGAACATTACGGCAAAGCCTCCGAATTACTGTTTGACATCACCTTCAATAGTACTTTCCCTGAAAAACAGATCGAAAAGGAGCGTCAAGTTATTTTAGAGGAGATGGCCATGTATCGGGATTCGCCCGATGATGCGATACAGGATGAACTGGATGAGCTGGTTTTTGAGAATCATGCGCTGGGGAGAAATATTTTGGGTACAGAACAAACAGTCGGAAGCTTTACACAGCAGGACTTCTTCGATTTTATATCCACCCGATTGGACACTTCCAGACTGGTATTTTCAGTTGTGGGAAATATTTCTTTTCAGAAAGTGTTGCGCGGAATAGAAGGCTCTTTGTCCCAGATCCAGACAAAAAGAAGTCTATATATCCGAAATAACTTCACTAATTATACACCTAAGGTAAAAATCCAGGAACGGGACGTCAGTCAGTCACTCTGTGCTATTGGCCGACCGGCATTCTCCCTTTACAATCCCAATCGATTTAAGCTTTATCTTCTCAACAACATCCTGGGAGGCCCCAGTATGAACAGCCGTCTAAACCTCATGCTCCGTGAGAAACATGGTTATGTCTACAGTATCGAATCCAGCTATCAGCCTTTTTCAGATGTAGGTTTCTTTGGGATTTACTTTGGCACAGAGGGCAAAACGCTGAAAAAAGCCCAATCACTTGTTCTCAAAGAAATGAGCAAGTTGGCCAACGGGACTTTGGGAACACTTCAGCTTCATATGGCCAAAGAGCAAGCTATAGGACAAATGGCAATAGCTGAGGAAAACTACTCCGCTTTGATGCTGGTCTATGGCAAAAGCTTACTTGATCACGATAAAGTAGATCCTTTGGAAAACATCTTCAATCAAATCAGAAAAACTACAGGAAAAGATATACAGGAAATCGCGAGTGAAATCTTCAATCCGGACATGCTGACCTTTCTCACCTATACCCCTCAATAATCATGGAATTCATCGACCCAGCTCTTTTAACATATTGCGAAACTCACAGCAGTGAAGAGGATTATTTGCTAAAAAAGATCGCCAGAGAAACTCAGGCGAAAGTAATGATGCCCCGCATGATCTCCGGTCATTTGCAGGGAAAAATGCTGGAACTTTTCACCAAAATGAAAAATCCAAAAACAATTTTGGAAATCGGTACATACACAGGGTATTCGGGAATCTGCATGGCAAGAGGACTCGATAAAGACGGGAAGTTGATCACCCTGGACATCAATGATGAGTTGGAAGTGATGGTACGTGGATTTTTTGAAGAAAGCGGTATTAATGACAAAATCGATTACAGATTAGGAAATGCCATGGAAATCATCCCTACACTACCGGGGCCTTTCGACATGGTATTTATAGATGCAGACAAAATAAACTACATCAACTATTATGAGCTGATAATCGACAAGATGAATCCAGGGGGGATTATTTTAGCCGACAATGTGCTGTGGTCCGGGAAAATTTTGGCAGACGAAAGCCGACAAATAGACAAGAATACACAGGCAATTTTAGACTTTAATGCCCTAATCCAGAATGATCCCAGGGTAGAAAACGCCTTGCTTCCCATACGCGACGGAGTGATGATGGCAAGAAAAATCTAAGGTAAACGAAAAGGGGAATCATTTTTGCTAAAATGAGCCCGAAACGACGATGAAAGCCTTTTTCGAATGAAAAAAACACAAATCACCTATTTAATTTTCATCCTGCTAGTACTTTTTGGCCGAGAGTCCATGGCTCAAATCCCACAAGTCCCTGCTGAACTGGAATTTGCAGACCTTATCGTAAGAATCAATTCTCAGGCACGTCGTGAAATCCAATTAGATGTGGACGCACAATATCGCAACCCCTCCTATTTCAAAATCAAGCAGGAACGGGTCAATCTGTATATGCCCATCATCGAACGGGAGCTTAGAAATGCAGGAGTACCTGTGGATCTAAAATACCTGGTAATTCAGGAAAGTGGGCTGATCGGAGATGCAGTGTCCACCTCAAATGCAGTTGGCTTTTGGCAGTTTAAGCAAGGAACCGCCGAAGAGGTCTTTCTTAGAGTAGACAATCAAATCGATGAGCGAAAAAACATCGTTTCTTCTACTAAGGGCGCAGCACTGTACCTGCAAAAACACAACAATTCATTCGACAACTGGATGTGCGCCTTGGTATCCTATCAGATGGGCTTGGGTGGAGCCAAAGCTTACTTTGGATCTCAATACAATGGGAAGCGCATAGTAGATGTGGACCGCAATAGCCACTGGTATTTCAAGAAATTCCTAGCCCATAAAATCGCATTTGGAAGCCCAACGGTAATGCTTACCAATAGCGGACGCTATATGGTAGAAGAGCGTGTTCAAGGCCCTACAACACTCACAGCCCTTGCTAAAAAATACGGGGTAACCGAGAAGCATTTACAAGAATACAACCTGTGGACCCGCAACGGGAAAATCCCCGGAGACAGGGCTTACACAGTGGTCTATGTGAAAGATGGGTCAGCACCTATCCAGCAGGCAGTCATCGCTGCCGCACAGCCGCAAACCGGAGGACAGGCAGTAGTT contains:
- a CDS encoding O-methyltransferase: MEFIDPALLTYCETHSSEEDYLLKKIARETQAKVMMPRMISGHLQGKMLELFTKMKNPKTILEIGTYTGYSGICMARGLDKDGKLITLDINDELEVMVRGFFEESGINDKIDYRLGNAMEIIPTLPGPFDMVFIDADKINYINYYELIIDKMNPGGIILADNVLWSGKILADESRQIDKNTQAILDFNALIQNDPRVENALLPIRDGVMMARKI
- a CDS encoding pitrilysin family protein, translating into MELNIKELSNGIRIVHQEVTHTRLVHCGFILDIGSRDETKEQEGLAHFWEHMAFKGTRKRKTFHILNRLESLGGELNAYTTKEKVCFYASTLKEHYGKASELLFDITFNSTFPEKQIEKERQVILEEMAMYRDSPDDAIQDELDELVFENHALGRNILGTEQTVGSFTQQDFFDFISTRLDTSRLVFSVVGNISFQKVLRGIEGSLSQIQTKRSLYIRNNFTNYTPKVKIQERDVSQSLCAIGRPAFSLYNPNRFKLYLLNNILGGPSMNSRLNLMLREKHGYVYSIESSYQPFSDVGFFGIYFGTEGKTLKKAQSLVLKEMSKLANGTLGTLQLHMAKEQAIGQMAIAEENYSALMLVYGKSLLDHDKVDPLENIFNQIRKTTGKDIQEIASEIFNPDMLTFLTYTPQ
- a CDS encoding lytic transglycosylase domain-containing protein, which encodes MKKTQITYLIFILLVLFGRESMAQIPQVPAELEFADLIVRINSQARREIQLDVDAQYRNPSYFKIKQERVNLYMPIIERELRNAGVPVDLKYLVIQESGLIGDAVSTSNAVGFWQFKQGTAEEVFLRVDNQIDERKNIVSSTKGAALYLQKHNNSFDNWMCALVSYQMGLGGAKAYFGSQYNGKRIVDVDRNSHWYFKKFLAHKIAFGSPTVMLTNSGRYMVEERVQGPTTLTALAKKYGVTEKHLQEYNLWTRNGKIPGDRAYTVVYVKDGSAPIQQAVIAAAQPQTGGQAVVTSSSPVYKQADSYPRIAGNTTKASLPDQIKVNNLDGVQAAQATTLGTFSDRIGVKENKLRRLNDLDKGERVEAGEYYYTEKKKASAEVATHIVRPGETLWSISQKYGIKLAALKSKNRIRKDRDLKAGMVLNLQEHRKRGEEIPRVKLNTPAPARQAVATTTSVASPSPAAQDNTSVAQPSRITHTVSSGETLFAISKKYGVTVNQLKDWNNIGTQNIISIGQKLVIFRP